A part of Desulfobacter sp. genomic DNA contains:
- a CDS encoding 2-oxoacid:acceptor oxidoreductase family protein codes for MQTEIKFAGFGGQGILLSAKLLAYAAMKQGSQVAWIPSYGPEMRGGTAYCTVVISDKLIGSPIIKNPTHLVAMNRPSLEKFDETVKPGGIVFINSSLIPVRSQRTDVTELVVPVNDIAIEAGSVRAANIVALAAFAAKSGLVDLDLLKKCIKEEFSAKPKIIPMNMDAFDRGVAAANA; via the coding sequence ATGCAGACAGAGATAAAATTTGCAGGATTCGGCGGACAGGGCATCCTTCTCAGTGCCAAGCTCCTGGCCTACGCCGCAATGAAACAGGGCTCACAGGTGGCCTGGATCCCCTCCTACGGACCGGAGATGCGGGGCGGCACCGCCTATTGCACGGTGGTGATCAGCGACAAGCTCATTGGATCACCCATTATTAAAAACCCCACCCACCTGGTGGCCATGAACCGGCCCTCCCTGGAAAAATTTGACGAAACCGTCAAGCCCGGAGGCATTGTATTCATCAATTCCTCCCTGATTCCCGTGAGAAGCCAGAGAACCGACGTCACCGAACTGGTGGTGCCGGTAAACGATATTGCCATTGAAGCCGGCTCGGTGCGGGCCGCCAACATCGTGGCCCTGGCCGCCTTTGCCGCCAAGAGCGGCCTGGTGGATCTGGACCTGCTCAAAAAATGCATCAAGGAAGAATTTTCGGCCAAGCCCAAAATCATCCCCATGAATATGGATGCCTTTGACAGGGGGGTT
- a CDS encoding 2-oxoglutarate oxidoreductase — MGKTYTKPAALTDNHTHYCPGCTHGIVHRLVAEAIDELGIQDTTVGIAPVGCAVMAYNYFDCDFQEAAHGRAPAMATGIKRVRPDLNVFTYQGDGDLASIGMGEIMHAANRGEKFTVIFINNAIYGMTGGQMAPTTMPGQRATTAPMGRDTALTGMPLRMANILSQLVTPAYVTRQAVLKPQQVNKAKKAIKKAFQYQVDGTCFSFVEVISTCPTNWGMTPLDALKWAEDTLLPYYELGDYKTPEDEPK; from the coding sequence ATGGGAAAAACATATACCAAGCCCGCCGCCCTGACCGACAACCATACCCATTACTGCCCGGGCTGCACCCATGGTATCGTCCACCGGCTGGTGGCCGAAGCCATTGACGAGCTGGGCATCCAGGACACAACCGTGGGCATCGCCCCCGTGGGATGTGCGGTAATGGCCTACAATTATTTTGACTGCGACTTCCAGGAAGCCGCCCACGGCCGGGCGCCGGCCATGGCCACCGGCATCAAACGGGTGAGGCCCGATCTTAACGTTTTCACCTACCAGGGGGACGGGGACCTGGCCTCCATCGGCATGGGTGAAATCATGCATGCGGCCAACCGGGGTGAAAAATTCACCGTCATCTTCATCAACAACGCCATTTACGGCATGACCGGCGGCCAGATGGCCCCCACCACCATGCCGGGCCAGCGGGCCACCACCGCCCCCATGGGCCGTGACACCGCCCTCACCGGCATGCCCCTGCGCATGGCCAATATCTTAAGCCAGCTGGTCACCCCGGCATACGTCACCCGCCAGGCCGTACTCAAGCCCCAGCAGGTCAACAAGGCCAAAAAAGCCATTAAAAAAGCCTTCCAATACCAGGTTGACGGCACCTGCTTTTCCTTTGTGGAAGTCATTTCCACCTGCCCCACCAACTGGGGCATGACCCCGCTGGATGCGCTGAAATGGGCTGAAGACACCCTGCTGCCCTATTACGAGCTGGGGGATTACAAAACCCCTGAAGACGAGCCCAAATAA
- the vorB gene encoding 3-methyl-2-oxobutanoate dehydrogenase subunit VorB has translation MAKVLMKGNEAIGEAAIRAGCKNYFAYPITPQSEVAEYLAKRLPEEGGCFLQGESEVAVGYMIFGAAGAGERVMTTSSSPGVSLMSEAISYIAAAQCPAVFVNIMRGGPGLGGILPSQGDYFQATKGGGHGDYHLLVLAPDGVQEAVEMTMQAFTLAEKYRNPVMILGDGMIGQMMEPVEFRDDLKSEPSNKDDWASNGMATRGSKKRNLVKSLFLDPTELNKNNLILKAKYEQMRKEEVQYELYNEDTDYQVLITSYGTMSRVCRTAIDMLKEEGIEVAMFRPKTLFPFPEKEVHDAAVKESCKSVISIEMSMGQMVEDVQRCVMGKRPVEFYGECGGEIPTPEKIIEIVKGLI, from the coding sequence ATGGCTAAAGTCTTAATGAAAGGTAATGAAGCAATAGGCGAAGCCGCCATCAGGGCAGGCTGCAAGAACTATTTTGCATATCCCATCACCCCCCAGTCCGAAGTGGCTGAATACCTGGCCAAGCGCCTCCCCGAAGAAGGGGGATGTTTTCTCCAGGGTGAAAGTGAAGTGGCTGTGGGCTACATGATTTTCGGTGCCGCAGGTGCCGGCGAACGGGTCATGACCACCTCTTCCTCTCCCGGGGTCAGCCTCATGAGCGAAGCCATTTCCTATATTGCCGCGGCCCAGTGCCCGGCGGTTTTTGTCAATATCATGCGCGGCGGCCCGGGGCTGGGCGGCATTCTTCCCTCCCAGGGCGATTATTTCCAGGCCACCAAGGGCGGGGGACACGGCGACTACCACCTCCTGGTTCTGGCACCGGACGGGGTTCAGGAAGCCGTTGAAATGACCATGCAGGCCTTCACCCTGGCCGAAAAATACAGAAACCCAGTCATGATTCTGGGCGACGGCATGATCGGCCAGATGATGGAACCTGTGGAATTTAGGGACGACCTCAAAAGCGAACCCTCCAATAAAGACGACTGGGCCTCCAACGGCATGGCCACCCGGGGCAGCAAGAAACGGAACCTGGTAAAATCCCTGTTCCTGGATCCCACGGAGCTGAACAAAAACAACCTCATCCTCAAGGCCAAATACGAGCAGATGAGAAAAGAGGAAGTCCAGTACGAACTCTACAACGAGGATACCGACTACCAGGTGCTCATCACCAGTTACGGCACCATGAGCCGGGTCTGCCGCACCGCCATCGACATGCTCAAGGAAGAGGGCATTGAGGTGGCCATGTTCAGGCCGAAAACCCTGTTTCCCTTCCCGGAAAAAGAGGTTCACGATGCAGCGGTCAAGGAAAGCTGCAAGTCTGTTATCAGCATTGAGATGAGCATGGGCCAGATGGTGGAGGATGTCCAGCGCTGCGTCATGGGCAAACGGCCCGTGGAATTCTACGGAGAATGCGGCGGTGAAATCCCCACACCGGAAAAAATCATCGAAATCGTTAAAGGGCTGATATAG
- a CDS encoding 4Fe-4S binding protein — translation MALKHIIDSERCKGCGLCVHFCPKNVLEITDKVNAKGHFPAYQARPEDCIHCTICCVMCPDVAISIVEEETA, via the coding sequence ATGGCCCTAAAACACATCATTGATTCCGAAAGGTGCAAGGGATGCGGGCTCTGTGTTCATTTCTGCCCGAAAAACGTCCTGGAAATCACCGATAAAGTGAATGCCAAGGGACACTTTCCCGCCTACCAGGCCCGGCCCGAAGACTGCATCCACTGTACCATCTGCTGCGTTATGTGCCCGGATGTGGCCATCAGCATCGTAGAAGAGGAAACCGCTTAA
- a CDS encoding cobalamin biosynthesis protein CbiA, giving the protein MNIPDINGIVVIAGNYGSGKSETAVNLAVAGRKQGKTVKITDLDLVNPYFRTREARQPLEELGVQVVLPPSKYMHADLPILAPAVAGMIQAPAELTILDAGGDDVGVTVLAALAHVLAGRDIQMLQVINPMRPFTETLEGCLKIRQEIEASAKLKITGLVSNANLIDETTPDIIYRGVDLVREVSSATGLDIKFITASTRLMPQLDMSRIGCPVLPIDRKLAPPWKRI; this is encoded by the coding sequence ATCAATATACCGGATATCAATGGAATCGTCGTCATTGCGGGCAACTACGGCAGCGGCAAGAGCGAAACCGCCGTCAACCTGGCCGTTGCCGGCAGAAAACAGGGCAAAACGGTGAAGATCACGGACCTGGACCTGGTCAACCCCTATTTTCGCACCCGGGAGGCCCGGCAGCCCCTTGAGGAGCTCGGTGTCCAAGTGGTCCTGCCCCCGTCCAAATACATGCATGCAGACCTGCCCATACTGGCCCCGGCCGTGGCCGGCATGATACAGGCGCCGGCGGAACTGACCATCCTGGATGCAGGCGGCGACGATGTGGGCGTCACGGTTCTGGCCGCCCTGGCCCATGTCCTTGCAGGCCGGGATATACAGATGCTGCAGGTCATCAACCCCATGCGGCCCTTTACCGAGACCCTTGAAGGCTGCTTGAAAATACGGCAGGAAATAGAAGCATCTGCAAAATTGAAGATCACAGGCCTTGTGTCCAATGCCAATCTCATCGACGAGACCACCCCTGACATCATCTACCGTGGGGTGGACCTGGTTCGGGAGGTTTCCTCCGCCACCGGCCTTGATATTAAATTTATAACAGCGTCCACCAGGCTGATGCCCCAGCTGGATATGAGCCGGATCGGCTGCCCGGTCCTGCCCATTGACAGAAAACTGGCTCCCCCCTGGAAACGCATTTAA